Proteins from a single region of Flavobacterium sp. K5-23:
- a CDS encoding metallophosphoesterase: MVFRLLFLSLILLIIELYAFQALKTLLKLRWVLVSYQILSVLVLLFIVISFANFDRSVGQTQQTMFTTGLLLIVYIPKMILTLLLLGEDIFRIGAGSLSYLLEKNNTEFLSSRRKFVSQIGLGIAAIPFMSLIYGITVGKYNYKVIKQRIFFPDLPDAFDGFKITHISDVHSGSFDNPEKINYAIDLVNEQNSDMILFTGDIVNTDAKEMHPWLDTFNRIQKHEYGKYSVLGNHDYGEYVTWPTEKDKEDNFQAIKGLYGQIGFKLMLNEHTYIQKGEDKIALIGVENWGHNFKKAGDINKASQHVVKEDFKILMSHDPSHWEHEVQHHNKHFHLTLSGHTHGMQFGIEIPGYFKWSLAQYVYTQWAGLYENMGRYIYVNRGFGFHAYPGRVGIMPEITVIELKKGKNVA; encoded by the coding sequence ATGGTTTTTCGATTGCTTTTTCTGAGCCTTATATTACTTATTATAGAACTTTATGCGTTTCAGGCTTTGAAAACATTATTGAAGCTAAGATGGGTGTTGGTTTCGTATCAAATTTTAAGTGTTTTAGTATTGCTTTTTATTGTTATTTCTTTTGCGAATTTTGACCGTTCTGTAGGTCAGACACAGCAGACAATGTTTACAACTGGTTTGCTTCTGATTGTCTATATTCCTAAAATGATACTGACTTTGTTGCTTCTTGGGGAAGATATTTTCAGGATTGGAGCTGGTTCATTAAGTTATTTGTTAGAAAAAAACAATACAGAATTTCTTTCTTCAAGGCGCAAATTTGTCAGCCAGATAGGACTAGGAATTGCCGCCATCCCATTTATGTCTTTGATATACGGGATAACAGTAGGGAAGTACAATTACAAAGTAATAAAACAGCGTATTTTTTTTCCGGATTTACCGGATGCTTTTGATGGTTTTAAAATTACACATATTTCGGATGTGCATAGCGGTAGTTTTGATAATCCCGAAAAGATCAATTATGCGATCGATTTAGTTAATGAACAAAATTCAGATATGATTTTGTTTACGGGAGATATTGTAAATACAGATGCCAAAGAAATGCATCCTTGGCTCGACACCTTTAATAGAATCCAGAAACATGAGTATGGAAAATATTCTGTTTTAGGGAATCATGATTATGGGGAGTATGTGACTTGGCCTACAGAAAAAGATAAGGAAGATAATTTTCAAGCAATAAAAGGTTTGTATGGTCAGATAGGTTTTAAATTAATGCTGAATGAACATACTTATATTCAAAAAGGAGAAGATAAAATTGCATTAATTGGAGTGGAAAACTGGGGTCATAATTTTAAAAAAGCGGGAGATATCAATAAAGCTTCTCAGCATGTTGTAAAAGAAGATTTTAAAATTTTAATGAGTCACGACCCGAGTCATTGGGAGCATGAAGTGCAACATCATAATAAACACTTTCATTTAACTTTATCAGGACATACGCATGGAATGCAATTTGGTATAGAAATTCCAGGTTATTTTAAATGGAGTTTAGCACAGTATGTTTATACCCAGTGGGCAGGTTTGTATGAGAATATGGGAAGGTATATTTATGTAAATAGAGGATTTGGCTTTCATGCTTATCCTGGAAGAGTGGGAATTATGCCAGAAATCACGGTTATCGAACTAAAAAAAGGTAAGAATGTGGCTTGA
- the rpsB gene encoding 30S ribosomal protein S2: MSNKVEVKELLEAGVHFGHMTRKWDPNMAPYIYMERNGIHIINLYKTAAKIEEANEALKKIAASGRKILFVATKKQAKDIVAEKAKAANMPYITERWPGGMLTNFVTIRKAVKKMATIDKMKKDGTFMTLSKKERLQVDRLRAKLEKNLGSISDMSRLPAALFVVDIKAEHIAIKEAQKLNIPVFAMVDTNSDPREVEFVIPSNDDASKSIDKILSLVTAAIVEGLSDRGSDKEADATETVAPAATEKVAPVATETAAPAAETVAPATEE; this comes from the coding sequence ATGTCAAACAAAGTAGAAGTAAAAGAATTACTAGAAGCAGGTGTTCACTTCGGACACATGACTAGAAAATGGGATCCAAATATGGCTCCTTACATTTATATGGAGCGTAATGGTATTCACATTATCAATCTATATAAAACTGCAGCAAAAATTGAAGAAGCTAATGAAGCTTTGAAAAAAATCGCTGCATCAGGTAGAAAAATATTATTTGTTGCTACCAAAAAACAAGCAAAAGACATCGTTGCTGAAAAAGCAAAAGCTGCAAACATGCCTTACATCACTGAAAGATGGCCTGGTGGAATGCTAACTAACTTCGTAACTATCCGTAAAGCTGTTAAAAAAATGGCTACTATTGATAAAATGAAGAAAGATGGTACTTTCATGACACTTTCTAAGAAAGAGCGTTTACAAGTTGATCGTCTTCGTGCTAAATTAGAGAAAAATTTAGGTTCAATTTCTGATATGTCAAGATTACCAGCTGCATTATTTGTAGTGGATATCAAAGCTGAACACATCGCAATAAAAGAAGCTCAAAAATTAAACATTCCAGTTTTTGCAATGGTTGATACTAACTCTGATCCACGTGAAGTAGAGTTTGTAATTCCATCAAATGATGATGCTTCTAAATCAATCGATAAAATTTTATCTTTAGTTACAGCTGCAATTGTTGAAGGACTTTCTGATAGAGGTTCTGACAAAGAAGCTGACGCAACTGAAACAGTAGCTCCAGCAGCAACTGAGAAAGTAGCTCCAGTAGCAACTGAAACTGCAGCTCCGGCTGCTGAGACAGTAGCTCCAGCAACTGAAGAATAA
- the polA gene encoding DNA polymerase I, translating into MSQQKRLFLLDAYALIFRGYYAFIKNPRINSKGMDTSAIMGFMNSLMDVIKREKPDHLAVAFDNGGSQLRNEIFPEYKAHRDATPEAIKIALPYIQELLRAMHIPIIEVKGYEADDLIGTIAKQAEKQDYKVFMVTPDKDFAQLVSENIFMYKPARMGNGIEIWGVPEVLAKFEIERPDQVIDFLGMMGDAADNIPGLPGVGEVTAKKFLKEFGTMENLLANTDKLKGKMKENIEANKEKGILSKTLATILLDCPVVFDEKDYELSTPDVEKTDALFNELEFRRMAEQFDAIFKKGGTASTPVVDEAKLYKKPQPKTEEQFDLFASAIPNDDSEITHHNYFNTLENTEHSYQIIQGNLGVKLLLQNLMNQSSVCFDTETTGLDTLHAELVGIAFSFEKGKGFYVPFPENQEEAKSLIANFIPFFENENIEKIGQNLKYDLKILSNYGIVVKGKLFDTMIAHYLINPDMRHNMDILSETYLKYSPKSIETLIGKKGKNQKSMREVELEEIKEYAVEDADVTFQLKELFSVELDKTETKKLFEEIEIPLVTVLADMEKEGIRLDTDFLKSLSQELGNDIKTLEAGIYEIAGEKFNLASPKQLGDVLFDKLKIGGTKQKKTKTGQYATGEEVLSYLVNEHQIVKDILDWRQLVKLQNTYVDALPNQVDKVTLRVHTDYMQAVAATGRLSSNNPNLQNIPIRTERGRQIRKAFIPRDENYSLLSADYSQIELRIIAALSGEENMIKAFLNNEDIHKSTASKVFDVPLEEVTREQRSHAKTVNFGIIYGVSAFGLSNQTSLSRSESAALIEAYYKTYPRLKSYIQEQIEFARETGYVQTVLGRRRYLKDINSQNTMVRGGAERNAVNAPIQGSAADIIKIAMINIHRRLIDENWKSKMLLQVHDELVFDVHNSELDKIQPMIKNEMENAFKLDVPLVVEMGIGKDWLEAH; encoded by the coding sequence ATGTCACAACAAAAAAGACTTTTCCTCCTAGATGCTTATGCCTTAATTTTTAGAGGATATTATGCATTTATAAAAAACCCCCGAATCAATTCAAAAGGAATGGATACATCAGCAATCATGGGATTTATGAATTCCCTGATGGATGTAATAAAAAGAGAGAAACCGGATCATTTAGCAGTAGCTTTTGATAATGGCGGAAGTCAATTAAGAAACGAGATATTTCCTGAATACAAAGCGCATCGTGACGCCACTCCTGAAGCAATAAAAATTGCCCTACCTTATATACAAGAATTATTGCGTGCTATGCACATCCCTATTATAGAAGTCAAAGGATATGAAGCAGATGATTTAATAGGTACCATTGCTAAACAAGCAGAGAAACAAGACTATAAAGTATTTATGGTTACCCCAGATAAGGATTTTGCACAATTAGTATCCGAAAACATATTTATGTACAAACCAGCCCGAATGGGAAATGGAATTGAAATATGGGGTGTTCCTGAAGTTTTGGCAAAATTTGAAATAGAAAGACCGGATCAGGTAATTGATTTTCTAGGAATGATGGGTGATGCAGCTGATAACATTCCTGGACTTCCGGGCGTGGGAGAAGTCACGGCCAAGAAATTCCTGAAAGAATTTGGAACTATGGAAAACCTTTTGGCAAATACTGATAAGCTAAAAGGAAAAATGAAAGAGAATATTGAAGCTAATAAGGAAAAAGGGATTTTATCAAAAACCTTGGCTACAATACTTCTTGATTGTCCAGTAGTTTTTGACGAGAAAGATTATGAATTGTCAACACCTGATGTAGAAAAAACAGATGCTCTTTTTAATGAGCTTGAATTTCGAAGAATGGCAGAACAGTTTGACGCCATATTCAAAAAAGGAGGAACAGCATCAACTCCAGTAGTTGACGAAGCCAAATTATATAAAAAACCACAACCTAAAACCGAAGAGCAATTTGACCTCTTTGCAAGTGCCATTCCAAATGATGATTCAGAAATAACACACCATAATTATTTCAACACATTAGAGAACACAGAGCATTCTTACCAAATCATTCAGGGAAATTTAGGTGTAAAACTACTGTTGCAAAATTTAATGAATCAATCCTCTGTTTGTTTCGACACTGAAACTACAGGCCTTGATACCTTGCACGCTGAATTAGTAGGTATTGCTTTCTCTTTCGAAAAAGGGAAAGGATTCTATGTTCCTTTTCCGGAAAATCAAGAAGAAGCCAAAAGTTTGATTGCTAATTTTATTCCTTTTTTCGAAAATGAAAATATTGAGAAAATTGGACAAAATTTAAAATACGATTTAAAGATTCTTTCGAATTATGGCATAGTTGTAAAAGGAAAGTTATTCGATACTATGATTGCCCATTATCTGATTAATCCAGATATGCGACATAATATGGACATCCTTTCGGAGACCTATTTGAAATACTCCCCAAAATCCATTGAAACGCTTATTGGTAAAAAAGGAAAGAACCAAAAATCGATGCGGGAAGTCGAATTGGAAGAGATAAAAGAATATGCAGTTGAAGATGCCGATGTGACTTTTCAGCTAAAAGAACTATTCTCGGTTGAATTAGACAAAACAGAAACCAAAAAGCTATTTGAAGAAATTGAAATTCCGTTGGTAACCGTACTGGCAGATATGGAGAAAGAAGGAATCCGCCTGGATACAGATTTTTTAAAATCCTTGTCACAGGAATTAGGAAATGACATCAAAACATTGGAAGCGGGTATATACGAAATTGCGGGCGAAAAATTCAATCTGGCTTCCCCAAAACAACTTGGAGACGTTTTATTCGACAAATTAAAAATTGGAGGAACAAAACAAAAGAAAACCAAAACCGGACAATACGCAACGGGAGAGGAAGTCTTGAGTTATTTAGTAAACGAGCACCAAATTGTAAAAGACATTCTGGACTGGAGACAGCTGGTTAAACTGCAAAACACCTATGTTGATGCGTTACCAAACCAGGTGGACAAAGTCACTTTGCGCGTACATACTGATTATATGCAAGCCGTTGCGGCAACAGGTCGTTTGAGCTCAAACAACCCCAATCTTCAAAATATTCCTATTCGAACAGAAAGAGGACGACAAATAAGAAAAGCTTTTATTCCAAGAGATGAAAATTATTCTTTACTCTCTGCCGATTATTCTCAAATCGAATTACGCATTATTGCCGCATTAAGTGGCGAGGAAAACATGATTAAAGCATTCCTGAATAACGAGGACATCCATAAATCGACAGCTTCAAAAGTATTTGACGTACCGCTTGAAGAAGTGACACGCGAACAAAGGAGCCATGCAAAAACGGTGAATTTTGGGATCATCTATGGTGTTTCGGCTTTTGGATTAAGCAATCAAACTTCGCTTTCCCGTTCTGAAAGTGCCGCTTTGATTGAAGCCTATTACAAAACCTATCCGAGATTAAAGTCATATATCCAAGAACAAATTGAATTTGCCCGTGAAACCGGTTATGTGCAAACCGTGCTGGGAAGACGTCGTTATTTAAAAGACATCAACTCTCAAAACACAATGGTTCGCGGTGGAGCAGAACGTAATGCCGTAAACGCACCAATACAAGGTAGCGCCGCTGATATCATTAAAATCGCGATGATCAACATTCATAGAAGATTAATTGATGAAAACTGGAAAAGTAAAATGCTGCTTCAGGTTCATGATGAATTGGTCTTCGACGTTCATAACTCGGAATTGGATAAAATCCAACCAATGATAAAAAACGAAATGGAAAATGCATTTAAACTCGATGTCCCTTTAGTGGTAGAAATGGGAATAGGTAAAGACTGGCTAGAAGCACATTAA
- the rplM gene encoding 50S ribosomal protein L13, whose amino-acid sequence MDALSYKTQSASKATVTKEWIVVDAEGHNLGRLASKVAMILRGKYKPSYTPHVDCGDNVIVINSEKINLTGNKMDEKTYIRHTGYPGGQRTLTARVLQSKNPALLVEKAVKGMLPKNKIGAELFRNLNVVVGSEHKQGAQKPRTVNLNDLK is encoded by the coding sequence ATGGACGCATTAAGCTACAAGACACAATCAGCAAGCAAAGCCACTGTTACAAAAGAGTGGATCGTTGTAGATGCTGAAGGTCATAACTTAGGTCGTCTTGCTTCAAAAGTCGCTATGATTTTGAGAGGTAAGTACAAGCCAAGTTACACACCACACGTTGACTGTGGAGATAACGTAATCGTTATCAACTCAGAAAAAATTAACCTTACAGGTAACAAAATGGATGAAAAAACATACATCCGTCACACTGGTTACCCTGGAGGACAAAGAACTTTAACTGCTAGAGTATTGCAATCGAAAAACCCTGCATTACTAGTAGAAAAAGCGGTAAAAGGAATGTTACCAAAAAACAAAATTGGTGCTGAACTTTTCAGAAATTTAAATGTTGTTGTAGGATCTGAGCACAAACAAGGAGCTCAAAAACCTAGAACAGTTAACCTTAACGATCTTAAGTAA
- the rpsI gene encoding 30S ribosomal protein S9 produces the protein MGVIHKIGRRKTAVARVYVSEGTGVITVNKKEFATYFPTATLQYKVMQPMSMTENATNFDVKVNVHGGGSTGQAEAVRMALARVMCEVNAENRLILKPEGLLTRDPRMVERKKFGQKKARKKFQFSKR, from the coding sequence ATGGGAGTTATTCACAAAATCGGTAGAAGAAAAACCGCTGTTGCACGTGTTTATGTTTCGGAAGGAACAGGAGTAATCACTGTAAACAAAAAAGAATTCGCAACTTACTTCCCAACAGCTACTTTACAGTACAAAGTTATGCAACCAATGTCTATGACAGAAAATGCAACTAACTTTGACGTAAAAGTAAACGTTCACGGAGGTGGTTCAACTGGTCAAGCAGAAGCTGTAAGAATGGCATTAGCACGTGTTATGTGTGAAGTAAATGCTGAAAACAGACTTATCTTGAAACCAGAAGGTTTATTGACAAGAGATCCAAGAATGGTTGAACGTAAGAAATTCGGTCAAAAGAAAGCTCGTAAGAAATTTCAATTCTCGAAACGTTAA
- a CDS encoding IS630 family transposase, with the protein MGDFDSVNLYFQDESRFGLFTRNGKSVTAISVKPICAFQQVFKSTWLSGAFSPITGDHFQLILPHCNADNFQVFLDNFSKENPKELKIMVLDNGRFHKAKKLIIPENIVLVFLPPYSPELNPAEKMWAKYKREFSNKFYNSLEDVEDFITNVVKATSKKEVMSICGYSYVFLDKIWAI; encoded by the coding sequence GTGGGTGATTTTGACTCTGTAAACTTGTATTTTCAAGATGAATCGCGTTTTGGTTTGTTCACTCGAAACGGAAAATCAGTTACTGCTATTAGTGTTAAGCCGATTTGTGCTTTCCAACAAGTTTTTAAATCAACTTGGCTTTCTGGAGCTTTTTCGCCCATAACTGGAGACCATTTTCAATTAATACTCCCACATTGCAACGCTGATAATTTTCAAGTTTTTTTAGATAATTTCTCAAAGGAAAATCCGAAAGAACTCAAAATAATGGTGCTGGATAATGGAAGGTTTCATAAGGCAAAAAAATTAATCATTCCTGAAAATATTGTTTTGGTTTTTCTACCACCATATAGTCCAGAACTTAATCCCGCTGAAAAAATGTGGGCAAAATACAAACGAGAATTTTCTAATAAATTTTATAATTCATTGGAAGATGTAGAAGATTTCATTACTAATGTCGTAAAAGCTACAAGCAAAAAAGAGGTAATGAGTATCTGTGGATATAGCTATGTATTTTTAGATAAAATTTGGGCCATATAA
- the tsf gene encoding translation elongation factor Ts produces MATITAADVNKLRTATGAGMMDCKKALVEADGDFELAIENLRKKGQKVAANRSDRESTEGAAIAVVNADKTAGVVITLNCETDFVGMNESFVKMATEMANQALNFDSKEAFLASDFNGITVADKLIEQTGVIGEKLEIRTFEKLEGEFVGSYIHSGNKIATLVSLSANVAGAEEASRNIAMQAAAMSPIALNEAGVDAVTIEKEIEIAKDLLRQEGKPEAMLDNIAKGKLARFFKDNTLVNQDYIKDNKLSVAAYAKSVDANLIVTGFKRAALG; encoded by the coding sequence ATGGCAACTATAACTGCTGCAGACGTAAATAAATTAAGAACAGCTACTGGTGCAGGAATGATGGACTGCAAGAAAGCATTAGTTGAAGCTGATGGAGATTTTGAATTAGCGATCGAAAACCTTCGTAAAAAAGGACAAAAAGTAGCTGCAAACCGTTCAGATAGAGAATCTACTGAAGGTGCTGCAATTGCTGTTGTTAACGCTGACAAAACTGCTGGTGTTGTTATCACTTTAAACTGTGAAACTGACTTCGTAGGAATGAATGAAAGCTTCGTGAAAATGGCTACTGAAATGGCTAATCAAGCGTTAAACTTTGATTCTAAAGAAGCATTTTTAGCTTCTGATTTTAACGGTATTACTGTTGCTGATAAATTAATCGAGCAAACAGGAGTTATTGGTGAAAAATTAGAAATCAGAACTTTCGAAAAATTAGAAGGTGAATTCGTAGGATCATACATCCACTCTGGAAACAAAATCGCTACTTTAGTTTCTTTATCTGCAAATGTTGCTGGAGCTGAAGAAGCTTCAAGAAACATCGCTATGCAAGCTGCTGCAATGTCACCTATCGCTTTAAACGAAGCTGGTGTTGATGCTGTAACAATTGAAAAAGAAATCGAAATTGCAAAAGATTTACTTCGTCAAGAAGGAAAACCAGAAGCAATGTTAGACAATATCGCTAAAGGTAAATTAGCTCGTTTCTTTAAAGACAATACTTTAGTAAACCAAGATTACATCAAAGACAACAAACTAAGCGTTGCTGCTTATGCTAAATCTGTTGATGCTAACTTAATCGTTACTGGTTTCAAAAGAGCTGCTTTAGGATAA
- a CDS encoding IS630 family transposase translates to MGHIIHVFGIKPICAFQQVFKSTWLSGAFSPITGDHFQLILPHCNADNFQVFLDNFSKENPKELKIMVLDNGRFHKAKKLIIPENIVLVFLPPYSPELNPAEKMWAKYKREFSNKFYNSLEDVEDFITNVVKATSKKEVMSICGYSYVFLDKIWAI, encoded by the coding sequence TTGGGCCATATAATACATGTGTTTGGTATTAAGCCGATTTGTGCTTTCCAACAAGTTTTTAAATCAACTTGGCTTTCTGGAGCTTTTTCGCCCATAACTGGAGACCATTTTCAATTAATACTCCCACATTGCAACGCTGATAATTTTCAAGTTTTTTTAGATAATTTCTCAAAGGAAAATCCGAAAGAACTCAAAATAATGGTGCTGGATAATGGAAGGTTTCATAAGGCAAAAAAATTAATCATTCCTGAAAATATTGTTTTGGTTTTTCTACCACCATATAGTCCAGAACTTAATCCCGCTGAAAAAATGTGGGCAAAATACAAACGAGAATTTTCTAATAAATTTTATAATTCATTGGAAGATGTAGAAGATTTCATTACTAATGTCGTAAAAGCTACAAGCAAAAAAGAGGTAATGAGTATCTGTGGATATAGCTATGTATTTTTAGATAAAATTTGGGCCATATAA
- a CDS encoding LacI family DNA-binding transcriptional regulator: protein MKVKATLKQIAKELNVSVSTVSKALNDSPEISEQTKIKIKEYAKLKNYKPNVIGLNLKNRKTKTIGVIIPNILNSFFAKVFSGIEKVADENGYNVITCISNESLEKEIHTLDMLSNGTIDGFIMSVSEEAQKKQEYKHIADIINDGTPIVMFDRIAEEVNCDKVVVDDFDSALDATQHLIDIGCKNIALFSSIDNLSVGKLRAEGYLKALENNNIPVNENIILRTDTEEGLNDKIENIFDNNKIDGVFTLDENDSVAALKIGLKKGYSIPDNLSIIGFADGILASRRLSPSLTTVSQHGVEIGEVAVKLLIDRLESKEEDIPYKTVVIKTVLKERESSRKLN, encoded by the coding sequence ATGAAAGTTAAAGCGACTCTTAAACAAATTGCAAAAGAACTGAATGTATCTGTTTCAACAGTTTCTAAAGCGCTAAACGACAGTCCTGAAATAAGTGAGCAAACTAAAATAAAAATTAAAGAGTATGCTAAATTAAAAAATTATAAACCAAATGTTATTGGTTTGAACCTTAAAAACAGGAAAACAAAAACCATTGGTGTTATTATACCTAATATTTTAAACTCTTTTTTTGCAAAAGTGTTTAGCGGAATTGAAAAAGTGGCTGATGAAAACGGATATAACGTGATTACCTGCATTTCGAATGAATCTTTAGAAAAGGAAATTCACACTTTAGATATGCTCAGTAATGGAACTATAGATGGATTTATAATGTCAGTTTCTGAAGAAGCCCAAAAAAAACAAGAGTATAAGCATATCGCAGATATAATAAATGACGGTACGCCTATAGTTATGTTTGACAGAATTGCCGAAGAAGTGAATTGTGATAAGGTAGTTGTTGACGATTTCGATTCGGCTTTGGATGCCACGCAACATTTAATTGATATAGGATGCAAGAATATTGCCTTGTTTTCTTCTATAGATAATTTAAGCGTTGGTAAACTACGAGCAGAGGGCTATTTGAAAGCACTAGAAAACAATAACATTCCCGTTAATGAAAACATAATCCTTAGAACGGATACTGAGGAAGGACTTAATGACAAGATTGAGAACATATTTGATAACAATAAAATTGACGGTGTCTTTACATTAGATGAGAATGATTCAGTTGCAGCATTAAAAATAGGTCTTAAAAAAGGGTATTCTATACCTGACAATCTTTCCATTATTGGTTTTGCCGATGGAATTCTTGCCTCCAGAAGATTGTCTCCGAGTTTAACTACCGTAAGTCAGCACGGAGTGGAAATTGGTGAAGTAGCTGTAAAACTTCTTATAGATAGACTAGAGTCCAAAGAAGAGGATATTCCTTATAAAACGGTTGTGATTAAGACAGTGTTGAAAGAAAGAGAGTCTTCCAGAAAATTAAATTAA